Proteins from one Drosophila gunungcola strain Sukarami chromosome 3R, Dgunungcola_SK_2, whole genome shotgun sequence genomic window:
- the LOC128254755 gene encoding uncharacterized protein LOC128254755, protein MTNNTTVKKVMQVTEEAAPALHIPIMVGNETFVLTQQDIRRVEDIRMLTYNRMEPNGQLFPMVSCPTAPGPFCLPTTTNFCPLNDIIARPPTKRVKLQLDEGHDAEIPGRIKTVASVATQLGWSKIKAESESVFPLRYNTCTSTCGLMTSTGCQHSPSSKKQDSSCQTQTNSSSSPSPTPLTTKESPRHAGCQTQTTPSQTSSAKKEPKNSACQTQPITTSTGCNTSSSHLIEGTSTESYLSDESKCSSEEETKHPCPRCKSQQACTENELMKQQRCSVEEPCTSRKIHFDLCPQDRHGECFERKSCPQQLDKRVKQENEGFYRTVPLSRSLYRQTLSRATDSKSRKAATNDLTRPTEHNPNYEELQQERRMYDSTVANKHQ, encoded by the exons ATGACCAACAATACCACGGTGAAGAAGGTTATGCAAGTAACCGAGGAGGCGGCCCCAGCTCTGCACA TTCCCATAATGGTGGGCAATGAGACGTTTGTGCTAACACAGCAGGACATTCGGCGAGTGGAGGACATCCGGATGCTAACCTACAATCGAATGGAACCAAACGGGCAGCTTTTTCCCATGGTCTCATGTCCAACTGCTCCGGGGCCTTTCTGCCTGCCCACCACCACAAATTTCTGCCCCCTAAACGATATTATCGCCCGGCCCCCAACCAAAAGGGTCAAGTTGCAGCTGGACGAGGGCCACGATGCGGAAATCCCCGGCCGGATAAAGACGGTGGCTAGTGTGGCCACTCAACTGGGCTGGTCCAAGATCAAGGCGGAGTCGGAGTCCGTTTTTCCCCTTCGTTACAACACTTGCACCTCTACTTGCGGCCTGATGACGAGCACCGGTTGCCAGCATTCTCCAAGCTCCAAGAAGCAGGACTCGAGCTGCCAAACGCAAACCAATTCCAGTTCCAGTCCTAGTCCAACTCCACTTACAACGAAGGAGTCGCCGCGGCACGCTGGTTGCCAAACTCAGACTACTCCCAGTCAAACTTCGAGTGCAAAGAAGGAGCCAAAGAACTCGGCTTGCCAGACGCAACCCATCACAACCTCCACGGGCTGCAATACCTCATCCAGCCACCTTATTGAAGGAACCTCCACCGAGTCGTATCTATCGGATGAAAGTAAATGTTCGTCGGAAGAGGAGACTAAGCATCCCTGTCCGCGCTGCAAATCGCAGCAAGCCTGTACGGAAAACGAGCTGATGAAGCAGCAAAGATGTTCGGTGGAGGAGCCTTGCACATCGCGGAAAATACACTTTGATCTCTGTCCTCAAGATCGGCATGGGGAATGCTTTGAGCGCAAATCCTGTCCCCAGCAATTGGATAAGCGTGTAAAACAGGAGAATGAGGGCTTTTATAGGACGGTTCCATTAAGTAGATCCCTTTATCGACAAACCCTCAGCAGAGCTACTGACTCCAAGTCAAGAAAAGCAGCAACTAACGACTTGACAAGACCCACCGAGCACAATCCAAACTACGAGGAACTGCAGCAGGAGCGCAGAATGTACGATTCAACAGTCGCCAACAAGCACCAGTGA
- the LOC128254546 gene encoding nucleolar protein 6, whose product MLKTKRKLGKSARIPNKTSKKAARAESQEDLTAEDPTHLEQSSPSSDDGFDEPEPIPAKKNPSQSTTKPKINKFKQRGDAKNVKPPTLEEMKELRDTQNLFHSNLFKLQVKEMLEELQLKPKYTEFIDNWLESFKVFTQQLKDGLMERTHLEVPLNMTQKPTGFVFSKPTREPYLIGAAATGTLLGPKIVVDVALEMPKESLHKEDYLNLRYDQKRALYLTYVTERMKESPSYAKDQFTFNYYANNPLKPVLELTPVAKQVTKHLQVRLFITAPLSSFKPGRFVPWNNNIRPSLFNDEWDEEEPLPSTQHYNANVLFDLTLAENQAHLEKAFKGRRNFQDGLLLLKVWLRQRELGIGYSGFGTHILAAYIVYLNAQRILHQSSSSYQVARTVWNQLANTDWTKGISLAPASSQTEELGKLAAHYDVCFMDFTGQLNLCANVPLSVYQRVREEAKLAVDLLNDMKLNSFPLIFMQKCPLYSRVDNILKITNYSCVDQMLLLHSQPQFKYDYAKYGYPQLLQLLTDLLRKGLAERIQSIIPLERATEAWPVENKAPVIGKHIQLGLILQPEHAYEVLNKGPAANEDPEGAAEFRRFWGEKSNLRRFQDGSITEAVVWGTAQDAPAKKRLIVRQIVLHLLEHHLQVEGKDVQYIAAELEEVYRLSPWFKVNKLKTKLPLDQDTDAEALSPHVIRCYDELARQLHGLNDLPLEIVSISGTSAVFRYCEPQPVLPQARVAGSHILTSHVQRVIIQLGQSGKWPNELTALRALKTAFLIEIGEKLEAQCRLQWVLSAEGLLVLKQGFCFLIELAHSKELALLKQEVTERGVTTYVDNPASRALERHHYILPKVSGALHSLHQTHSAFGPTVLLAKRWLATQLLDDGLWPETATELLVAHLFQQRQAPQAIAAPQTGFIRFLQLLAHSDFNGELFLLNFNNSWQEQQIADLEHSYRSDRQSYPALALATSYDMQHAGRLWTSEQSPSQRVLGHVTRLARHALEIIETSLMSKDLRFVRPAQLFRASNEGYDLVIQLKPDLVPNSLSFDLGSPFVSFSQPNFLLPPAGADRLARIVRQLRSAYSDFAAFFYNPHGGKELAIVWRPPTEFAPKPFKVTELHACTPCENGKVQVLKETLIEDFKLLLKDFYLRIATPEELKREQREHQQPKRYFNAKQSQEEPKPQAKPKKQKVRKDTEQEAPPKKKKRLIKSSALKALN is encoded by the exons ATGCTTAAAACTAAAAGGAAACTGGGGAAGTCG GCGCGGATACCGAACAAAACATCGAAGAAAGCCGCTCGAGCGGAGTCCCAGGAGGATTTAACTGCAGAGGATCCCACCCACTTGGAGCAGTCAAGTCCTAGCAGCGACGATGGCTTCGATGAGCCGGAACCCATACCCGCCAAAAAGAACCCAAGCCAGTCCACCACCAAGCCGAAGATCAATAAGTTCAAGCAGAGGGGCGATGCCAAGAATGTAAAACCACCCACTCTGGAGGAGATGAAGGAGTTGCGCGACACCCAGAACCTCTTCCACTCCAATCTCTTCAAGCTGCAAGTCAAGGAAATGCTGGAGGAGCTGCAGCTAAAGCCCAAGTACACAGAGTTCATCGACAACTGGCTGGAGTCCTTCAAGGTCTTTACCCAACAGCTTAAGGATGGGTTAATGGAGCGTACCCACCTGGAAGTGCCTTTGAATATGACCCAAAAGCCTACCGGCTTCGTTTTCTCCAAACCCACCCGAGAACCCTATCTGATTGGGGCCGCCGCCACGGGAACACTGCTGGGTCCCAAGATCGTGGTGGATGTGGCTCTGGAGATGCCGAAGGAATCCCTGCACAAAGAGGATTACCTGAACCTTCGCTATGATCAAAAGCGGGCCCTTTACCTCACCTACGTGACGGAGAGGATGAAGGAGTCCCCGAGTTACGCCAAGGACCAGTTCACCTTCAACTATTATGCGAACAATCCGCTGAAGCCTGTACTGGAGTTGACCCCAGTGGCTAAGCAGGTGACCAAGCATCTGCAGGTGCGCCTGTTCATCACTGCCCCGCTGAGCAGCTTTAAGCCGGGTCGTTTTGTGCCTTGGAACAACAATATTCGACCCTCGCTATTTAATGACGAGTGGGACGAGGAGGAGCCGCTGCCCTCCACCCAGCACTACAACGCCAACGTGCTGTTTGATCTGACTTTGGCCGAGAACCAGGCACATCTGGAAAAGGCCTTTAAGGGCAGGCGCAACTTCCAGGACGGTCTACTGCTCCTCAAAGTATGGCTGCGTCAACGGGAATTGGGCATAGGCTACAGCGGTTTTGGCACCCACATCCTAGCCGCCTACATTGTCTATCTGAACGCGCAGCGCATCCTTCACCAGTCGAGCAGTAGCTATCAGGTGGCGCGAACTGTGTGGAACCAACTGGCCAACACTGATTGGACCAAAGGAATCAGTCTGGCTCCCGCTTCGAGCCAAACAGAAGAACTGGGAAAGTTGGCTGCGCACTATGATGTCTGTTTCATGGACTTTACGGGCCAGCTCAATCTGTGTGCGAATGTTCCACTCTCCGTTTATCAGAGGGTTCGAGAGGAGGCCAAACTAGCCGTGGACCTGCTCAATGACATGAAGCTTAACAGTTTTCCGCTCATCTTCATGCAGAAGTGTCCGCTGTACAGCCGGGTAGACAACATCTTGAA AATCACCAATTATTCGTGTGTTGATCAGATGCTTTTGCTGCATTCTCAGCCTCAGTTCAAGTACGATTATGCCAAATACGGGTATCCccagctgctgcagttgctcacaGA CCTACTTAGAAAGGGACTTGCTGAGCGTATACAGTCCATTATTCCACTGGAAAGGGCCACAGAAGCCTGGCCCGTGGAAAACAAAGCTCCTGTCATTGGAAAGCACATTCAACTGGGGCTGATACTCCAGCCAGAACACGCCTACGAGGTGTTAAATAAAGGACCAGCCGCTAACGAGGATCCCGAGGGAGCGGCAGAGTTCCGTCGGTTTTGGGGAGAAAAGTCAAATCTTCGCCGCTTCCAGGATGGCAGCATCACCGAGGCTGTGGTTTGGGGCACCGCCCAGGATGCGCCCGCCAAGAAGCGACTAATTGTTCGCCAGATTGTGCTTCACTTGCTGGAGCATCACCTACAAGTGGAGGGCAAAGATGTCCAATACATCGCCGCCGAGCTGGAAGAGGTCTACCGCCTGTCTCCATGGTTCAAGGTCAACAAGCTAAAGACCAAGCTGCCACTGGATCAGGACACAGATGCGGAGGCACTCAGTCCGCACGTCATCCGCTGCTACGATGAACTGGCACGCCAACTGCACGGCCTAAATGATCTGCCGCTGGAGATCGTCTCCATATCAGGCACGTCCGCCGTCTTCCGCTACTGCGAGCCCCAGCCAGTGCTGCCGCAAGCGCGTGTTGCGGGCAGCCACATCCTGACCAGCCATGTGCAGAGGGTAATCATCCAGCTGGGCCAGAGCGGCAAGTGGCCCAACGAACTGACTGCACTGCGTGCCCTTAAGACGGCCTTCCTCATCGAGATTGGCGAGAAGCTGGAAGCGCAGTGCCGCCTTCAATGGGTGCTGTCCGCAGAGGGTCTTCTGGTGCTAAAGCAGGGCTTCTGCTTCCTTATCGAGCTGGCCCACAGCAAGGAGCTGGCGTTGCTCAAGCAAGAGGTCACTGAACGTGGCGTAACCACGTACGTGGATAATCCAGCAAGTCGTGCCTTAGAGCGCCATCACTACATACTGCCCAAAGTGAGCGGCGCTCTGCATTCGCTTCATCAGACGCACTCCGCCTTCGGTCCCACTGTGCTCCTGGCCAAGCGTTGGCTTGCCACCCAGCTGCTGGACGATGGTCTGTGGCCTGAAACGGCCACAGAGCTGCTGGTGGCGCATCTCTTCCAGCAGCGACAGGCGCCACAGGCCATTGCAGCGCCCCAAACCGGCTTCATTCGCTTCCTGCAACTGCTCGCCCACAGCGACTTCAACGGCGAGCTCTTTCTGCTCAACTTTAACAACAGCTGGCAGG AACAACAAATTGCGGATCTGGAGCACAGCTACCGCAGCGACCGCCAGAGTTATCCCGCCCTGGCTTTGGCCACTTCCTACGACATGCAGCATGCCGGACGCCTGTGGACCTCGGAGCAATCACCTAGCCAACGGGTACTGGGACATGTGACGCGACTGGCCCGTCATGCCCTCGAAATTATCGAGACCAGTCTGATGTCGAAGGATCTGAGGTTCGTGCGGCCAGCCCAGTTGTTCCGCGCCTCCAACGAGGGATACGATTTGGTTATACAACTCAAGCCGGATCTGGTGCCCAATTCCTTGAGCTTCGATCTGGGATCCCCATTCGTGTCCTTCAGCCAGCCCAACTTCCTTTTACCGCCGGCAGGTGCAGATCGTCTAGCAAGGATTGTGAGACAACTGAGG TCTGCCTACTCGGACTTCGCTGCTTTCTTCTACAATCCCCATGGCGGAAAGGAACTGGCTATTGTGTGGCGACCACCCACTGAATTCGCACCAAAGCCTTTCAAGGTCACCGAGCTGCATGCCTGCACTCCCTGCGAAAACGGCAAAGTGCAAGTGCTAAAGGAAACGCTCATCGAGGATTTCAAACTGCTGCTTAAAGACTTCTACCTACGCATTGCCACTCCGGAGGAGCTCAAGCGGGAACAGCGTGAGCATCAACAGCCCAAGCGGTACTTCAATGCCAAGCAGTCGCAGGAGGAGCCCAAGCCCCAGGCCAAGCCCAAGAAGCAGAAGGTTCGAAAGGACACTGAGCAGGAAGCGCcgcccaaaaagaaaaagcgcCTCATCAAAAGTTCGGCACTGAAGGCCTTGAATTAG
- the LOC128254695 gene encoding ATPase family AAA domain-containing protein 3A homolog, whose amino-acid sequence MSWLLGRNRQQPQPEQSAGFPDGGGADPEGRTAGDKSGDAQLSRAERKAMEAYRFDSSALERAADAAKTLERSKHAREALELSKMQEATRQTEYNTKVKEYEAHIEQAKVEQKRIDHEERRKTLIEETKQQQQRAQYQDQLSRKRYEDQLQQQQRVQEDNLRKQEESVQRQEAMRRQTIEHEIEMKEKNRLKLLEHELRAKARVDRENRDINLEKIRLKAQEHRTTVLEGIKTAGTVIGAGAEAMLTDWDKVLTAAGGLSLLALGVYTAKGATGVVSRYVEARIGKPTLVGETSRFAFLDALKNPLNYLKRLRAKPADALQGVVLNPKLEERLRDIAIATKNTRINRGMYRNVLMHGPPGTGKTMFAKKLAEHSGMDFAIMTGGDVAPMGKEGVTAIHKVFDWSHTSRRGLLLFVDEADAFLRKRSSEKISEDLRSALNAFLYRTSEQNPKFMLVLASNTPEQFDYAINDRLDEMVEFTLPGLEERERLLRLYFDKYVLQPAAAGAKRFNLDTFDYGQTCSKMAALCEGMSGREISKLGVSWQAAVYASEDGLLTEKMVLDRCYSAAQQHKQKMAWLSDQERADHKSITGAVSPPLTLTANKL is encoded by the exons ATGTCGTGGCTTTTGGGCAGGAACCGTCAGCAGCCGCAGCCAGAGCAGTCGGCTGGATTTCCCGATGGAGGTGGAGCCGATCCGGAGGGCAGGACGGCCGGCGACAAGTCCGGGGATGCGCAGCTGAGCCGGGCGGAGCGCAAGGCCATGGAGGCGTACCGCTTCGACTCGTCGGCGCTGGAACGGGCGGCGGATGCGGCCAAGACCCTGGAGCGTTCAA AACACGCCCGGGAGGCCCTCGAGCTGTCCAAGATGCAGGAGGCCACCCGGCAGACGGAGTACAACACCAAGGTCAAGGAGTACGAGGCCCACATTGAGCAGGCCAAGGTCGAGCAGAAGCGCATCGACCACGAGGAGCGGCGCAAGACCCTCATCGAGGAGaccaagcagcagcagcagcgtgCCCAGTACCAGGACCAGCTGTCCCGCAAACGCTACGAGGatcagctgcagcagcagcagcgcgtCCAGGAGGACAACCTGCGCAAGCAGGAGGAGAGCGTCCAGCGACAGGAGGCCATGCGCCGCCAGACCATCGAGCACGAGATCGAGATGAAGGAGAAGAACCGGCTCAAGCTCCTGGAGCACGAGCTGCGGGCCAAGGCTCGTGTGGATCGCGAGAACCGGGACATCAACCTGGAGAAGATCCGTCTCAAGGCGCAGGAGCATCGCACCACCGTCCTGGAGGGCATCAA AACCGCCGGCACTGTCATTGGCGCCGGCGCCGAGGCCATGCTCACGGATTGGGACAAGGTGCTGACCGCCGCTGGAGGACTCTCGCTGCTGGCCCTCGGTGTGTACACTGCCAAGGGAGCCACCGGTGTGGTTTCCCGATATGTGGAGGCGCGCATTGGCAAGCCGACGCTGGTGGGCGAGACCTCGCGTTTCGCCTTCCTGGATGCCCTGAAGAACCCACTAAACTACCTGAAGAGGCTGCGCGCCAAACCCGCCGATGCTCTGCAGGGCGTGGTGCTGAATCCGAAGCTGGAGGAGCGTCTGCGCGACATTGCCATTGCCACGAAGAACACGCGTATCAACCGGGGCATGTACAGGAACGTGCTGATGCACGGCCCGCCCGGAACGGGCAAAACCATGTTCGCCAAGAAGCTGGCCGAGCACTCGGGCATGGACTTTGCCATCATGACCGGCGGCGATGTGGCGCCCATGGGCAAGGAGGGCGTTACGGCCATCCACAAGGTGTTCGACTGGTCGCACACCTCGCGCCGCGGACTGCTGCTGTTCGTGGACGAGGCGGACGCCTTCTTGCGCAAGCGTTCCTCGGAGAAGATCTCGGAGGATCTGCGCTCCGCCCTGAACGCCTTCCTGTACCGCACCTCCGAGCAGAACCCCAAGTTCATGCTCGTGCTGGCCTCCAACACGCCCGAACAGTTTGACTACGCCATCAACGATCGTCTGGACGAGATGGTGGAGTTCACGCTGCCTGGCCTGGAAGAACGCGAGCGCCTCTTGCGCCTCTACTTCGATAAATATGTACTGCAGCCGGCTGCTGCGGGTGCCAA GCGTTTCAACCTGGACACATTTGACTACGGGCAGACGTGTTCGAAGATGGCCGCTCTATGCGAAGGCATGTCGGGCCGAGAGATCTCCAAGCTGGGCGTGTCCTGGCAGGCGGCAGTCTATGCCTCCGAGGATGGTCTGCTCACCGAGAAGATGGTGCTGGACAGGTGCTACTCCGCTGCTCAGCAGCACAAACAGAAG ATGGCCTGGCTCTCGGATCAGGAGCGTGCGGACCACAAATCCATTACGGGCGCTGTATCCCCGCCCCTTACACTTACTGCCAATAAACTGTGA
- the LOC128254620 gene encoding protein asunder encodes MFERNQKTIFVLDHTRYFSIASEEYISMDFLKGKPSVDGGGNATGGGCGSQFSKSLWTCACESSIEYCRVVWDLFPGKKHVRFIVSDTAAHIVNTWSPSTQNMSHVMNAMVMVGVPSRNMPQSSDYSVIHGLRAAIEALAEPTDEQMAAMADYGPEELPRVPNKGRVICITSARDNISMKSLEDIFNTVLVQQNALAAPPAKKGLSIDHCHLVILNIVPLGVESLVTNRSLLKISPLLDVEIHTVSAPDISYKLTHLILNHYDLASTTVTNIPMKEEQNANSSANYDVEILHSRRAHSITCGPDFSLPTSIKQGATYETVTLKWCTPRGCGSADLQPCLGQFLVTPVDVTSRPSSCLINFLLNGRSVLLEMPRKTGSKATSHMLSARGGEIFVHSLCITRSCMDEAPAIADGPGGRVSDYRTAELGQLIKMSRMVPLKVKDPAAPTMARRLPRYFPLTTSSSILFHLQRQISWLPHFLHLLVKEDMDKQEEVRCQQHIHELYKSASRGDVLPFTHTNGARLKHSKAKDQYRLLYRELEQLIQLNATTVHHKNLLESLQSLRAAYGDAPLKSESGTSLLRSYTESPLSPERLEPLSSGSASGSSNSNSLLKASKRRMSSCGQRSLLDIISSAERSQSNKRLDFSGRLCTPLGQVAKLYPDFGNKEKDSITTGASITPNVKEESIRS; translated from the exons ATGTTTGAACGCAACCAGAAGACCATCTTCGTGCTGGACCACACACGGTACTTCAGCATTGCCAGCGAGGAGTACATCTCCATGGATTTCCTCAAGGGAAAGCCGTCCGTAGACGGCGGAGGAAACGCAACCGGAGGAGGTTGTGGATCCCAGTTCAGCAAGAGCCTGTGGACCTGCGCCTGCGAGTCCTCCATCGAGTACTGCCGCGTTGTCTGGGACCTCTTTCCGGGCAAGAAGCACGTGCGCTTCATCGTCTCGGACACTGCTGCCCACATCGTGAACACCTGGAGTCCCAGCACGCAGAACATGTCGCACGTGATGAACGCCATGGTGATGGTGGGCGTGCCGTCGCGCAACATGCCCCAGTCGTCGGACTACTCGGTGATCCACGGCCTGAGGGCGGCCATCGAGGCTCTGGCCGAGCCCACGGACGAGCAAATGGCGGCGATGGCCGACTACGGCCCCGAGGAACTGCCACGCGTTCCCAACAAGGGGCGCGTCATCTGCATCACCTCGGCGCGTGACAACATAAGCATGAAGAGCCTGGAGGACATCTTCAACACGGTGCTGGTGCAGCAAAACGCCCTGGCAGCGCCGCCGGCCAAGAAGGGTTTGTCCATCGACCACTGCCACCTGGTCATCCTCAACATTGTCCCGTTGGGCGTCGAATCGCTGGTGACAAATCGCAGTCTGCTCAAAATCTCGCCGCTGCTGGACGTAGAGATCCACACGGTTAGCGCTCCGGACATCTCGTACAAGTTGACACACCTAATCCTGAACCACTATGACCTGGCCAGCACCACGGTGACCAATATACCCATGAAGGAGGAGCAGAACGCCAATTCCAGCGCCAACTATGACGTGGAAATCCTGCACAGTCGCCGCGCCCACTCCATCACTTGCGGCCCGGACTTCAGCCTGCCCACGAGCATTAAGCAAGGCGCCACGTACGAGACGGTGACCCTGAAATGGTGCACACCACGCGGCTGCGGCTCGGCGGACCTGCAGCCCTGCCTGGGTCAGTTTCTGGTGACACCCGTGGATGTGACTTCGCGGCCAAGCTCGTGCCTGATCAATTTTCTGCTGAACGGACGCTCTGTTCTGCTGGAGATGCCACGCAAGACCGGCTCCAAGGCCACCAGCCACATGCTGTCTGCCCGCGGTGGCGAGATCTTTGTCCACTCCCTGTGCATTACGCGTTCCTGCATGGATGAGGCGCCGGCCATTGCCGATGGCCCCGGCGGACGCGTCTCGGACTATCGCACCGCAGAGCTCGGCCAGCTGATCAAGATGTCGCGCATGGTGCCGCTGAAAGTAAAGGATCCGGCTGCGCCCACTATGGCGCGTCGACTGCCGCGCTACTTCCCGCTGACCACCAGCTCGTCGATCCTGTTCCACCTGCAGCGGCAGATCAGTTGGCTGCCGCACTTCCTGCACCTGTTGGTCAAGGAGGACATGGACAAACAGGAGGAGGTGCGTTGCCAGCAGCACATTCACGAGCTCTACAAGAGCGCCTCGCGCGGCGATGTTCTGCCCTTCACCCATACGAATGGAGCCAG GCTTAAGCACTCCAAGGCCAAGGACCAGTATCGTTTGCTATATAGGGAGCTGGAACAACTCATCCAACTGAACGCAACCACAGTCCACCACAAGAATCTGCTAGAGAGCCTGCAGAGTTTGCGTGCCGCCTATGGCGATGCGCCGCTCAAGTCGGAATCGGGCACCAGTCTTCTGCGCTCCTACACGGAATCCCCGCTTTCACCTGAGCGGTTGGAACCTCTCAGCAGCGGCAGTGccagtggcagcagcaactcCAACAGCCTGCTTAAGGCCAGCAAGCGCCGCATGTCCAGTTGCGGGCAAAG ATCCCTGCTTGATATCATCTCCTCAGCGGAGCGAAGTCAGTCTAACAAACgcttggatttttcgggtcgTCTTTGCACGCCATTGGGGCAAGTGGCTAAATTGTATCCGGACTTTGGCAACAAAGAGAAGGATTCAATAACTACGGGAGCCAGCATTACGCCAAATGTTAAAGAAGAATCCATACGCAGTTAA